In Halostella litorea, a single window of DNA contains:
- a CDS encoding ABC transporter ATP-binding protein: MSGTTDTTGETDITGGGVETESDVPLKVEGLRKTFGGITAVDDVSFGVEKGTLTGLIGPNGAGKSTTFNLITGMHDPDSGAVRFNGEDITGLAPHEIANRGLARTFQIARELEEMTVLENMMLAPKGQIGEALWRSITPGVRDNVQRQETEQLERVWEVLDFFEIDHLADEYAGNLSGGQRKLLEMARALLTDPDVLLLDEPFAGVNPSLENRLLDHIHELRAEGYTFLIVEHDMDLIMENCERVIVMHQGRVLKDGTPAEVKASDDVIEAYLGGEV, from the coding sequence ATGAGCGGCACCACCGACACGACCGGCGAAACGGACATCACGGGGGGCGGCGTCGAGACGGAGTCCGACGTCCCCCTCAAGGTCGAGGGACTGCGCAAGACGTTCGGCGGCATCACCGCCGTCGACGACGTCAGCTTCGGGGTCGAGAAGGGGACCCTCACCGGCCTCATCGGCCCCAACGGCGCGGGGAAGTCGACGACGTTCAACCTCATCACGGGGATGCACGACCCCGACAGCGGCGCGGTCCGGTTCAACGGCGAGGACATCACCGGACTCGCACCCCACGAGATCGCCAACCGCGGGCTCGCACGCACCTTCCAGATCGCCCGCGAACTGGAGGAGATGACGGTGCTGGAGAACATGATGCTCGCGCCCAAGGGGCAGATCGGCGAGGCGCTGTGGCGCTCGATCACCCCCGGGGTTCGCGACAACGTCCAGCGCCAGGAGACCGAACAGCTAGAGCGGGTGTGGGAGGTGCTCGACTTCTTCGAGATCGACCACCTCGCCGACGAGTACGCGGGCAACCTCTCGGGCGGCCAGCGGAAGCTGCTGGAGATGGCCCGCGCGCTGCTGACGGACCCGGACGTGCTCCTGCTCGACGAGCCGTTCGCGGGCGTCAACCCCTCCCTGGAGAACCGACTGCTCGACCACATCCACGAGCTCCGGGCGGAGGGCTACACGTTCCTCATCGTCGAACACGACATGGACCTGATCATGGAGAACTGCGAACGGGTGATCGTGATGCACCAGGGCCGGGTGCTCAAGGACGGCACGCCCGCCGAGGTCAAGGCGAGCGACGACGTCATCGAGGCGTATCTCGGTGGTGAAGTATGA
- a CDS encoding ABC transporter ATP-binding protein encodes MSLLEVRNLDAGYGDLQILTDVDLDVADGEYVTIVGPNGAGKSTVMKSVFGLTTHMAGTVTFATEDITGIEPEDVIHKGMGYVPQSDNVFAELTVEENLEMGAYILDEVPEDALREVYDRFPILEERKGQKAGTMSGGQQQMLAMGRALMLDPDLLLLDEPSAGLAPDLVDEMFDKIDEINDDGTAILMVEQNAKEALRRCDRGYVLANGQNRFEDEGTVLLNDEEVRQQFLGG; translated from the coding sequence ATGAGCCTGCTCGAAGTCCGCAACTTGGACGCCGGCTACGGCGACCTCCAGATCCTCACGGACGTCGACCTGGACGTCGCAGACGGCGAGTACGTCACCATCGTCGGCCCCAACGGCGCGGGGAAGTCGACGGTGATGAAGTCCGTGTTCGGGCTGACGACCCACATGGCCGGGACCGTCACCTTCGCGACCGAGGACATCACCGGCATCGAGCCGGAGGACGTCATCCACAAGGGGATGGGCTACGTCCCCCAGAGCGACAACGTGTTCGCGGAGTTGACCGTCGAGGAGAACCTGGAGATGGGCGCGTACATCTTGGACGAGGTGCCCGAGGACGCGCTCCGCGAGGTGTACGACCGGTTCCCCATCCTCGAGGAGCGCAAGGGCCAGAAGGCCGGCACGATGAGCGGCGGCCAGCAGCAGATGCTGGCGATGGGCCGGGCGCTGATGCTCGACCCCGACCTGCTCCTGCTCGACGAGCCGAGCGCCGGCCTCGCGCCGGACCTGGTCGACGAGATGTTCGACAAGATAGACGAGATCAACGACGACGGGACGGCGATCCTCATGGTCGAGCAAAACGCCAAGGAGGCGCTGCGCCGCTGTGACCGCGGCTACGTGCTCGCCAACGGGCAGAACCGGTTCGAGGACGAAGGGACGGTGCTGCTGAACGACGAGGAGGTCAGACAGCAGTTCCTCGGCGGCTGA